In Miscanthus floridulus cultivar M001 chromosome 8, ASM1932011v1, whole genome shotgun sequence, the sequence ATCGTTAACCGGCACATTCCAGTTGAAAGAGCATCTCCAGCGATCCCCAATATAACTCTCCCAATAAGTTAGTAACGAGGATGACCCAATACCACTTTTTGGATTATTAAGGTAGTTGCTGCAGCAGAACACCAATAAAACTCCCACAATACATGGGACCTACATGTCAGGTAACAATTTgtttatttttcattttttttctttccttttctctcTGTTCCTCTGCCTTTGTCACGCACGGCCACACCTAGTCCGCGCCGGCATCTATCTCCTCGACGCCCACCTCGTCATGAGCTCGGCCTCGCATGGCCCCGCACGCACCAGTCGTCCCTGTCCCGGCCACAATCCCGCCTGCGCAGGCCTCCGTCCTCGGCCGTGCGCACGGCCTCCGTCCCCGGCCTACGAGCTCCTCGGCGGAGTAGGGCCGGCACGGCGCGGTGGAGTAGGGCCGGCACGGCGCGGCGGTGGGCGCGTAGCAGCTACGCATCGATGCCGCATCCGTGCAGCGCCGCCCGCCGCTCCCCACCGCGAAGCTCGTAGGTGCCCCGGCGTCCTCCGCCTGGGATCTACATCACCCGCCACTCCCTTGAGTCGTCGTCCTCTGCCCCAGGATCACCATCGCCCACAGCTCGCCACACGCGAGATTCTCCGTTGGCGCAATAGGTCTCTAGCTCCAGccggtggcggccatggctgcGGCGGGCCGAGGCCAACGGCGCGCAGGCCTGGCCGGGGGCGACAGTGACAGTTGGGGTGGGCCCCAGCTTTGGGGGAGATGCAACTCCCCTTCTATTTGAGGGGAGATgggatgttttttttttgccacgaAAAAAAGAGGTTATCTGGGACCGCTGGAGAAGAAAAAGTGACTCATCTCCTCCAATATGACAGTTTTATGGGGATAAGGGGTGGGATTGGAGACTGCGGGAGATGCTCTCATCTGTGGTTATTTTGGTGTGCCCTACATTTAGCGAAGGAGCTGGTTTGGGAGCTCTCTTTATCTGGGAAGGAGTCTGGAGTCTAGAGGGGTGTTTTTGCAAATCCAATCCCTATATTTAGCTAATGAGAGTGGGATTATAGCTCTTCTGGAGATGCTCCCGGGTCACCTAAGAAAGTTCATAAACTAGTGGGGCTAAGCCAACTTGGGTTGGCCCGTTTTACAGCTTTTGTGCAAGGATTATACAAAGGGGTTGTATGGTCTAAATAAAAAGCCTAAATTTAACTACTAGCACATGGCCCACGATGgaatcaattttttttttttaaaaaaaacagggTGACGGTGTTATGAGTTAGGAGTGTACATCTCTACCCATCTTTTATCATCGATCCTAATATATGCAATATCTTTTATCGTACATGTATAGCAACTTTAATAATTAGTTCAATTTTGTATGAATATTGCAGGCGATATATGTGCCTTGTCATTGTAAGAAGAATTCAACATATTGTCTCAAAAGACAAAGAAACTCGCCAAATGAGAATATTTGACAAAAGAGACCCCGTCGCATTCCCAGTTAATCCAACATTTCAACCTATTGAAAATGCCGTTCGGCCACGTGGCAGTTGCCGACTGGCCTGTCGGCGCCTCCGTCGTTGGGTCCTTCGTGCCGCGCCATCCCACGCTTGCTTTGGTTTCTTCGTGACGGTCGTTTAAAAACAAGTGGCCCCACGTCCAAATCCATTGAAACAGATGAAGCCCATCACCGGAGCCATATGGGGGGCCCACAGTTCCTATCGAGTTGACTGATGACTTGAttccgttttttttttcttttaatttaaaATCCTTCATATTTTATTTGGGGCCAGACTGACAGATTCTGGAGGAACTGGGAAATGATTGTGCCGGCTAATGTAATTTAACAAATCAGGGAAATTGTTTAAACAAAATTCAATGGGTACCTTATGTATCAAGCCAATGGATTAAAGCCACTCTTTGGCACTACAGCTTTCTTCTTGCCCCTGTCACAATGACGGTTAACAGAAAGATTAGTTTATGCAACAAATATAGCTTTCCTTCCTCCTAAAGTCGCCAATTATTGACACTTGAAGATCACTCAACATCACATCCTCGTTGGAAAATCAGAGCTTTCGGCGTCCGTTTCAGCTTCAGCAACACGCTCTCTCTCTCAAAGGTTGGTGCCTTGTCTGCCTGCTAGTTTCTTTTCTTTCGGATTTGGATAAACACACGGTTACGTGACGGCTTGTCATCGTCCACTTTGGATTCTTTTGCTGATAACAAGCCAGCTAAAAAGCAAGATTTGTCATAATCCAGTGATCCTAAATCatatattttctttttgtttctctGAAGATTCCGTTGTTTCCAGAGGTGTGCATCCACTGTTCTATTGATTTGACATTTCTATGTTAGTGCAAATCTTTTTCCTTCTGAAGATCCCGTGGCTGTGGAACCGAATCGACGATGGCCGGAGGTGTTGAGGAAGAAGGCGAGGTGGCGGCGCTGCGGGAGGCCCTGAGGCAGCAGGCGCAGGCCGTGGAGGAGCTGCGggcggagctggaggaggagcggcAGGCGGCGTCGTCAGGGGCCGACGAGGCGCTGGCCATGATCGTGCGCCTGCAGGCGGAGAAAGCGGCGGAGCGTATGGAGGCGGAGCAGTTCCGCCGGGTGGCGGAGGAGCGGATCCAGCACGACGAGGACACGCTCGCGTTCCTCAAGGTCGTCGTCTTCCACCAGGAGATGGAGATAAGCTCGCTCAACCGCAGGCTGCTCGCCGTCCACGCCACCGGGGACGATCCCCTTTCGCCGGCCGTCGATCTCCCCTGGCTGCGGAAGCTGGCCAAGAACGGCACCGTGGCGTCCAGGAGGAACGCGTCCCTCCCGGCGGCACACCTGGAGGAGCTCTGCTCGGAGCTCGACGTCGTCGTCGACAGCGACGCCGGCAAGAAGTCGACGGTCGGCGACCGGAGGCCGGCGAGGACGGTCTCGGACATCGGCGAGGTGATCGGCAGGGAGGAGGAGTGGGCGACGACGCCAACGCCCAGGCTGCACCGGTCGGCCTCCCACCGCCTCCCCCGGCGCGCGCCGAGCTACTCCGCGCAAGCGCAATGCGGCGTGCGCTCAGCGGGCCGGGCCTCGCCAGAGATCATCGCCGAGGAAGACAAGAAATCGTGCAAGAGCAACGCCACGTTGGAAGCCGACATCGAGCAGATCAAGGTCACCGTGCAGTCTCTCCAAACCGAGTTCACAAAGCTAAGAGAATCCACCTTGTCCGTAGGGGACGCACATTCCCAGATACTAGCCGAGATCCACGCAAAGCTCGACGGCGTCACGCCGCAGCGGCAGAGGAACTTCGAAGGACCAAGCCCTGAGCTGCTGAAGAAGAAGGCCACCACCACCAGAGAAGGAGGAGGATGCAGCAGCAGTTCTTCTTCGTCTTCCAAGGAGCAGAGCTACCAGCCACAGGCTGAGCGTGAGCTGCTGATGAACCGTTTCATTGAGGTACGTGGCCTCACCTTCTCTGCTAGCACCATTGTTAGACCCCTGATCAAGGCTGCTGCATCCATGTCACTGCTTAGGTGCCTCCTGGTTTTGGTCTTGGCCGTCGCGATTAGGAAAGTTTTGATGAACTCTTAATGTGTAAGCAATGCCATGGTCAGTTCTGTCAATGGACAATTTTGTTGCTGAAATTTTTTTATTAGCTCCTTTTTTTTAATCAGACATTGTAATAATATATATAGCATCTCTTCTGAGATGAACAATGAACAGGAGGTGAAACAATAATTTGCGGCCTTTTTAACATTATTGTTATGTTACTTTAGAAATACTGAGTTTGAGTACAAAAGTCAACGCATGAGTGCTTATTGACCGCAGTTCGTACATTTTGTTCTCCTAATAATGCAAAAAAGACGTGAACCAACGAAGGATTT encodes:
- the LOC136471868 gene encoding uncharacterized protein isoform X2, with the translated sequence MAGGVEEEGEVAALREALRQQAQAVEELRAELEEERQAASSGADEALAMIVRLQAEKAAERMEAEQFRRVAEERIQHDEDTLAFLKVVVFHQEMEISSLNRRLLAVHATGDDPLSPAVDLPWLRKLAKNGTVASRRNASLPAAHLEELCSELDVVVDSDAGKKSTVGDRRPARTVSDIGEVIGREEEWATTPTPRLHRSASHRLPRRAPSYSAQAQCGVRSAGRASPEIIAEEDKKSCKSNATLEADIEQIKVTVQSLQTEFTKLRESTLSVGDAHSQILAEIHAKLDGVTPQRQRNFEGPSPELLKKKATTTREGGGCSSSSSSSSKEQSYQPQAERELLMNRFIEMDFNCC
- the LOC136471868 gene encoding uncharacterized protein isoform X3; translated protein: MAGGVEEEGEVAALREALRQQAQAVEELRAELEEERQAASSGADEALAMIVRLQAEKAAERMEAEQFRRVAEERIQHDEDTLAFLKVVVFHQEMEISSLNRRLLAVHATGDDPLSPAVDLPWLRKLAKNGTVASRRNASLPAAHLEELCSELDVVVDSDAGKKSTVGDRRPARTVSDIGEVIGREEEWATTPTPRLHRSASHRLPRRAPSYSAQAQCGVRSAGRASPEIIAEEDKKSCKSNATLEADIEQIKVTVQSLQTEFTKLRESTLSVGDAHSQILAEIHAKLDGVTPQRQRNFEGPSPELLKKKATTTREGGGCSSSSSSSSKEQSYQPQAERELLMNRFIEAMMYIV
- the LOC136471868 gene encoding uncharacterized protein isoform X1 is translated as MAGGVEEEGEVAALREALRQQAQAVEELRAELEEERQAASSGADEALAMIVRLQAEKAAERMEAEQFRRVAEERIQHDEDTLAFLKVVVFHQEMEISSLNRRLLAVHATGDDPLSPAVDLPWLRKLAKNGTVASRRNASLPAAHLEELCSELDVVVDSDAGKKSTVGDRRPARTVSDIGEVIGREEEWATTPTPRLHRSASHRLPRRAPSYSAQAQCGVRSAGRASPEIIAEEDKKSCKSNATLEADIEQIKVTVQSLQTEFTKLRESTLSVGDAHSQILAEIHAKLDGVTPQRQRNFEGPSPELLKKKATTTREGGGCSSSSSSSSKEQSYQPQAERELLMNRFIEVPPGFGLGRRD